The following proteins are encoded in a genomic region of Desulfobacterales bacterium:
- a CDS encoding 4'-phosphopantetheinyl transferase superfamily protein: protein MIEIYAVNQENLIDEKKFNALLKFVSLDRQRRVKKFLKKEDSQKSLIAEVLLRSIIIQKLKIRNDEISFENTKYGKPFLKNFPDFYFNLSHSGKWVVSAFSNNTVGIDIEEIKPIDLAIANRFFSKEEYDFIMSKTEKNRIYTFFDLWTLKESYIKAIGKGFSIPLDNFTILINDDGKISLKNNDYKNYYFKQYEIDINYKMALCRNEIIQNDKLYFLSIDELCGISFE, encoded by the coding sequence ATGATAGAAATTTATGCTGTAAATCAAGAAAATTTAATTGACGAAAAAAAATTTAATGCCCTACTAAAATTTGTATCATTAGATAGACAAAGAAGGGTTAAAAAATTTTTGAAAAAAGAGGATTCTCAAAAGTCTCTTATTGCTGAAGTATTACTTAGAAGCATAATAATTCAAAAATTAAAAATCAGAAATGATGAAATTTCATTTGAAAACACAAAGTATGGGAAACCTTTTTTAAAAAATTTTCCAGACTTTTATTTTAATTTATCTCATTCTGGAAAATGGGTGGTCAGTGCTTTCAGTAATAATACCGTTGGAATAGATATAGAAGAAATAAAACCCATAGACTTAGCAATAGCTAACAGATTTTTTTCAAAAGAAGAATATGATTTTATTATGTCTAAAACAGAAAAAAACAGAATTTATACTTTCTTTGATTTATGGACATTAAAAGAAAGCTACATAAAAGCAATAGGAAAAGGATTTAGTATTCCCCTTGATAATTTTACTATTTTAATTAATGACGATGGAAAAATATCCTTAAAAAACAATGATTATAAAAATTATTATTTTAAACAATACGAAATTGATATTAACTATAAAATGGCATTATGCCGTAATGAAATAATCCAAAATGATAAATTATATTTTTTATCCATAGATGAGCTTTGTGGGATAAGTTTTGAATAA